One window from the genome of Osmerus eperlanus chromosome 3, fOsmEpe2.1, whole genome shotgun sequence encodes:
- the LOC134017474 gene encoding butyrophilin subfamily 1 member A1-like: protein MTYGTQFVCQALLVLATLVTLADAAKVKGIVGGSVLLNCSCNNRDQTQFLSWQLGETIPVLLSKTGNDKHTLGERYTGRVNLPSSKDCSLLISNVSVADEGIYKCSFFKPYYVYEYINLSVSASYHVCMEQVTEETLEVSRGGPKMFQCQASGGYPESKIHWYLNEKPLHNCSRTDRSRKDNFTGLFHLSSNLTIELNGSADRHITCGIETLGLSDTSSCSSDIPVSPPGKSQGSTSTFMAASVSVPVCVLVLLLVVLALVVWRHQIKKHSCIKKTRIHQEEVRWLSGEGVGLVI, encoded by the exons ATGACTTACGG AACACAATTTGTCTGTCAAGCACTCCTGGTGTTGGCTACACTTGTAACACTTGCAG ATGCAGCGAAAGTCAAAGGCATTGTAGGTGGGAGTGTCCTGCTTAACTGCTCCTGCAATAACAGAGATCAAACCCAATTTCTTTCCTGGCAGCTGGGCGAAACTATACCAGTACTACTCAGCAAAACAGGAAATGACAAACATACACTTGGGGAAAGGTACACTGGCAGAGTGAACCTTCCCTCCTCGAAAGACTGCTCGCTCCTTATCTCTAATGTCAGCGTGGCAGACGAGGGGATTTACAAGTGCAGCTTCTTCAAGCCATACTACGTCTATGAATACATTAATCTCAGTGTCTCTG CGAGCTACCATGTGTGTATGGAACAGGTCACAGAGGAGACTCTGGAGGTCTCCAGAGGAGGACCCAAGATGTTTCAGTGTCAGGCTTCAGGAGGCTACCCAGAGAGCAAGATTCATTGGTACCTGAATGAAAAGCCTCTCCACAACTGCTCCaggacagacagaagcagaaaGGACAATTTCACTGGACTTTTCCACCTTAGCAGCAACCTGACTATAGAGCTGAATGGAAGTGCAGACAGGCATATCACATGTGGGATTGAGACCCTCGGCTTGTCAGACACGTCCAGCTGCAGCAGTG ATATTCCAGTCTCTCCCCCAGGGAAGTCCCAGGGAAGCACTTCAACTTTCATGGCTGCCAGTGTCTctgttcctgtatgtgtgttggtgctGCTCCTGGTTGTGTTGGCACTGGTGGTATGGCGGCACCAGATAAAAAAG CATTCATGCATCAAGAAGACAAGAATTCATCAAgaagaagtcaggtggctgagcggtgagggagtcgggctagtaatctga